In Papaver somniferum cultivar HN1 chromosome 1, ASM357369v1, whole genome shotgun sequence, a genomic segment contains:
- the LOC113279450 gene encoding golgin subfamily A member 6-like protein 22 isoform X2, translated as MSHSIAAQQDSLELRLEEFNQQRKRIDRLDTRQERCEKQQQEMINRIACQDGHFDQQQQKITDRIARHDDLFDQQCEELARLRKMSGSIATQQDSLELRLKDFKEQRQRIGRLATEQDCCEQQQNQMIDWIACQHHRLEKQFKEFSQLQKMSDCIASKQDRRELPLEEFKQQRKRIDHLAAQQDQCELQNQKMIGGNARKHDSLARRQDHYQAMMQDVQRAEPNQVNTICQECGDSGFAELLIYCVLCQTSCEHR; from the exons ATGAGTCATAGTATTGCTGCCCAACAAGACAGCCTTGAGCTGCGACTTGAGGAGTTCAACCAACAACGAAAGAGAATTGACCGTCTTGATACCCGGCAGGAACGCTGTGAGAAGCAACAGCAAGAGATGATTAATCGAATTGCTTGCCAAGATGGCCACTTTGACCAGCAACAGCAAAAAATAACTGATCGTATTGCTCGCCATGATGACCTCTTTGATCAGCAATGTGAGGAGTTAGCGCGTTTACGAAAGATGAGTGGTAGTATTGCTACCCAACAGGACAGCCTTGAGCTGCGACTTAAGGACTTTAAGGAGCAACGACAGAGAATTGGTCGTCTTGCTACCGAGCAGGATTGCTGTGAGCAGCAACAGAATCAGATGATTGATTGGATTGCTTGCCAACATCACCGCCTTGAGAAGCAATTTAAGGAGTTTTCCCAGCTACAAAAGATGAGTGATTGTATTGCTTCCAAACAAGACCGCCGTGAGCTGCCACTTGAGGAGTTTAAGCAACAACGAAAGAGAATTGACCATCTTGCTGCCCAGCAGGACCAGTGTGAGCtgcaaaatcaaaagatgattggTGGTAATGCTCGCAAACATGACAGCCTTGCTCGACGTCAGGATCATTACCAGGCTATGATGCAGGATGTTCAGCGTGCCGAACCTAATCAG GTAAATACCATTTGTCAGGAATGCGGTGACTCGGGCTTTGCTGAGCTCTTAATTTACTGCGTTTTGTGTCAAACATCTTGCGAACATAG GTAA
- the LOC113279450 gene encoding golgin subfamily A member 6-like protein 22 isoform X1 — MSHSIAAQQDSLELRLEEFNQQRKRIDRLDTRQERCEKQQQEMINRIACQDGHFDQQQQKITDRIARHDDLFDQQCEELARLRKMSGSIATQQDSLELRLKDFKEQRQRIGRLATEQDCCEQQQNQMIDWIACQHHRLEKQFKEFSQLQKMSDCIASKQDRRELPLEEFKQQRKRIDHLAAQQDQCELQNQKMIGGNARKHDSLARRQDHYQAMMQDVQRAEPNQQVNTICQECGDSGFAELLIYCVLCQTSCEHR, encoded by the exons ATGAGTCATAGTATTGCTGCCCAACAAGACAGCCTTGAGCTGCGACTTGAGGAGTTCAACCAACAACGAAAGAGAATTGACCGTCTTGATACCCGGCAGGAACGCTGTGAGAAGCAACAGCAAGAGATGATTAATCGAATTGCTTGCCAAGATGGCCACTTTGACCAGCAACAGCAAAAAATAACTGATCGTATTGCTCGCCATGATGACCTCTTTGATCAGCAATGTGAGGAGTTAGCGCGTTTACGAAAGATGAGTGGTAGTATTGCTACCCAACAGGACAGCCTTGAGCTGCGACTTAAGGACTTTAAGGAGCAACGACAGAGAATTGGTCGTCTTGCTACCGAGCAGGATTGCTGTGAGCAGCAACAGAATCAGATGATTGATTGGATTGCTTGCCAACATCACCGCCTTGAGAAGCAATTTAAGGAGTTTTCCCAGCTACAAAAGATGAGTGATTGTATTGCTTCCAAACAAGACCGCCGTGAGCTGCCACTTGAGGAGTTTAAGCAACAACGAAAGAGAATTGACCATCTTGCTGCCCAGCAGGACCAGTGTGAGCtgcaaaatcaaaagatgattggTGGTAATGCTCGCAAACATGACAGCCTTGCTCGACGTCAGGATCATTACCAGGCTATGATGCAGGATGTTCAGCGTGCCGAACCTAATCAG CAGGTAAATACCATTTGTCAGGAATGCGGTGACTCGGGCTTTGCTGAGCTCTTAATTTACTGCGTTTTGTGTCAAACATCTTGCGAACATAG GTAA